A window of the Cryptococcus decagattii chromosome 6, complete sequence genome harbors these coding sequences:
- a CDS encoding ribosomal protein L7/L12 produces MSLSRTLLRQLRPASSSSRVVLRPFSSSRPTFSETPASDGPVNPKIAPIVDSISSLSLLEVSELVTALKTKLNITEIALPAASAPVSASASSSSAEAPAEEKPKEKTIFTVKLEKFDAAAKAKIIREVKALMPNMNLVEAKKFVESVPQTLKENVPKEDAEKLQKTLQDLGATVSLV; encoded by the exons ATGAGC CTTTCCCGAACCCTCCTCCGTCAACTCCGACccgcctcctcttcttctcgagTCGTCCTCCGACCCTTCTCCAGCTCTCGACCTACTTTCTCCGAGACCCCTGCTAGTGACGGCCCAGTTAACCCTAAAATTGCCCCCATTGTCGACagcatctcttctttgagcTTATTGGAGGTTTCAGAGCTTGTTACTGCCCTCAAG ACAAAACTCAACATTACCGAAATCGCCCTTCCTGCTGCCTCTGCCCCCGTCTCCGCTTCtgcttcctcatcatcggcTGAAGCCCCTGCTGAAGAGAAgcccaaggagaagacaATTTTCACCGTTAAACTTGAGAAATTCGATGCCGCCGCTAAGGCGAAGATCATCAGGGAGGTCAAGGCTCTCATGCCCAATATGAACTTGGTTGAG GCCAAGAAGTTTGTCGAATCTGTTCCCCAAACCCTTAAAGAAAACGTCCCCAAAGAAGACGCCGAAAAGCTCCAAAAGACTCTGCAAGATTTGGGTGCCACCGTCTCTTTGGTCTAG